The sequence TAGCGGTTGCTCCTGAGCACTTAGATGTATTTGATGCAATTTGTAAGCGTGAACGTGCCTTGTACGCCGTAATTGGTGTTGCTACCGAAGAAATGGATTTAATCCTGCACGATTCGCACTTTGATAACGATCCTATCCGCATGCCATTGGAAGTATTGTTAGGTAAAGCGCCTAAAATGCATCGCGATGTTAAAACTGCCAGCTTTAATGGCCCAGCGTTTAATACTAATCAAGTTGATTTGGCTGAAGCAGCAGAGCGCTTATTACGCTTACCTGCTATTGCAGAAAAGACCTTCTTAATCACCATAGGCGATCGCAGCGTAACCGGTTTGGTAGCGCGTGACCAAATGGTCGGCCCTTGGCAGGTACCGGTGGCTAACTGTGCGGTAACCGCAGCAAGTTACGATACTTACCATGGTGAAGCAATGTCGGTAGGTGAACGTACGCCTGCGGCCTTGATTGACCATGCTGCTTCTGCACGTTTAGCAGTAGCCGAAGCCTTAACCAACATTGCCGCCACGAATATCGGTTCGCTAAACAACATTAAGTTGTCGGCTAACTGGATGTCTGCTGCTGGTCACCCAGGTGAAGATGCCGGTTTATATGCCGCAGTTAAAGCAGTAGGTGAAGAGCTTTGTCCTGCATTGGGTCTTACTATTCCGGTAGGTAAAGATTCGATGTCGATGAAGACAGCTTGGCAAGATGAAGGCCAAGACAAAGCGGTTACCTCGCCACTTTCTTTAATTATTAGTGCCTTTGCAAAAGTTGAAGACATTCGCTTAACGGTTACTCCGCAATTGCGTAACGATGCTGGTGACACCGATCTGATTCTTATCGATTTAGGTCAAGGTAAAAACCGCATGGGCGCTTCTTGTTTAGCGCAGGTATATAAGCAACTAGGTAATAAAGTGCCAGATGTAGACTCGCCAGAGTTACTGAAAGGCTTCTTTAATGCCATTCAAGTGCTTACTGCTGAGCAAAAATTACTTGCTTACCATGACCGTAGTGATGGTGGTTTGTTTACCACCGTTGCAGAGATGGCCTTCGCCGGACATTGCGGTGTAGACGTAGCCTTAGACCTATTAGCTGGCGATAGCTTAGATGTGCTGTTTAGTGAAGAGCTAGGTGCGGTTATTCAGGTGAAAACTGAAGACAAAGAAGCGGTACTTAATGTATTAGCTGGCCATGGCTTGGCGTCTTGTAGCCATGTTATTGGCTCGCTAAACAGCGATGATGCAATCCGCTTTACCCGCAATGGTGAAGTGGTATTGGCCAATTCGCGCACTCACTACCGCGGTATTTGGGCAGAAACAACTTATCAAATGCAGGCGCTTCGCGATAACCCAGAATGCGCTAAGCAAGAGTTTGAGGCTAAGTTCGACGCCGCAGATCCTGGCTTAAACATTGGCTTAAGCTTTGACATTAACGAAGATGTAGCAGCCCCATTCATCGTTAAAGGCTTAAAACCTGAAATGGCGATATTACGTGAGCAGGGTGTTAACTCGCATCACGAAATGGCAGCCGCCTTTGACCGTGCAGGCTTTGCCGCAGTAGACGTTCACATGAGCGACATTCTTGCTGGCCGAGTAAGCTTAGACAAGTTTGCTGGTTTAGTGGCTTGTGGTGGCTTTTCTTACGGTGACGTATTAGGCGCTGGTGAAGGTTGGGCTAAATCTATTTTGTTCAACAGCCGAGCGCGAGAGCAATTTAGTGCATTCTTTGAGCGTAATGATTCTTTTGCTCTTGGTGTGTGTAATGGCTGTCAAATGCTATCTAACCTCAGTGAGTTAATCCCAGGTGCCGATTTGTGGCCACGTTTTGTGCGCAACGAATCGGAGCGTTTTGAAGCGCGCTTTAGTTTAGTAGAAGTGCAGCAATCACCTTCTATCTTCCTAAACGGTATGGCTGGTTCGCAAATGCCAATTGCTGTGTCGCATGGTGAAGGGCGTGTTGAAGTGCGCGACCAAGCTCATCTTGATGCCTTAGCAAGCAGTGGTACTGTGGCGCTACGTTATGTTGATAACTATGGTGAAGCAACAACCCAATATCCTGCTAACCCTAACGGTTCTCCTCTTGGTATTACGGGTCTTTCGTCTAAAGATGGTCGAGTGACGATTATGATGCCTCACCCAGAGCGAGTATTCCGTACAGTGGCGCATTCTTGGCACCCAGATGACTGGCGCGAAGATAGCCCATGGATGCGTATGTTCCGCAACGCACGGGTTAATGTTGGTTAAGCCGCATTGAATAAATAAGCCACCTTAGGGTGGCTTTTTTATTGCACTTTTTAGTGCCAATTGGCATTAGCTCAGAGGGTAAAGCGTTTTACTAGTTCTTCGAGTTGCTCAGCACGTTCATTAAGGTTGATGCTGCCACTGCGATTTTCTTGGGCTAAACCAGCAGATTGACTCGATTGGTCAGCAATATGCACAATGCGTTGTGATATTTCTTGGCCCACATGGCTTTGCTCCTCGGTCGCCGTTGCGATGAGGGCATTCATATCCATGATGTGTTGAATAGATTCTTTAATAAGCTGCAAGGCATCGCTGGCGGCATTGGCGCCGCTTACTGCTTCGCCACTGCGCTCTTGGCTGCTATTCATGGCTGATACTGCAGCATCAGAGCCGCTTTTCAAACGTTCAATCATGCCGTGAATTTCACCGGTACTTTGTTGAGTGCGGCTGGCTAGTTGACGCACTTCATCGGCTACAACTGCGAAGCCTCGGCCTTGCTCACCAGCTCGGGCTGCTTCAATGGCCGCGTTCAAGGCCAGTAGGTTGGTTTGTTCAGCAATGCCTTGAATAACCCCTAGAGCGGAAGAAATATTTTGTACATCGCCTTCAAGTTTACCAATCACTTCACTAGCTTGACCTATCTCGTCAGCCAGTTGTTGCACCGTGGTGACCGCACTGCCTACGGTAGTCATTGCTTGTCCAGCATTGGTATCAACTTCTTGAGCTGAATTAGCCGCTTGATTAGCATTGTCAGACACATCGTGAGCTGAGGCTGTCATCTCGGTCATTGCTGTAGCAACTTGCTCCGTTTCTTCGCGCTGTTCTACTAGCAGTTGGTCTACACTGTTAGCGCGATCAGACATCGATGAGGTTTCTTTTGCTACATCAGAAGAGACTTTACCCACCATGCTAATAATGTCGTGAAGAAGCGATATGAAGGCATTAAAATTATTGGCTAATTGACCAAACTCATGAACATAGTCGGTTCTGAGACGGGCGCTTAGGTCTGCATCACCACTAGCGAGTTTTTCGAAGGACTGATTTAAGTCTTGCAGTGGCGCCATAATGCTACGGTTAATAAAATAGCTGATCACCACGGCTAGGCCAAGCAAGGCAATACCAGTAATGAAGATGAAAAGCATTGATGACTCAAGACTAGCTTGGGCTTCAGCTTCGAGTTTGGCAATCACAGCGTCAACATCATCGGTGTAAAAACCGGTGCCAATGAATAAGTCCCATTTATCTAGATAGACGGCGTAGCTTAGCTTTGGCAGTGCTTCACTACCGCCTGGTTTGGGGAAGTAGTAAGTATAGAAGTCACCGTTTTTTGATGCTTTTAGTAAATCGCGGATTATGTATTGGTTGTGTTTATCTTGCAGCGACCAAAAATTATCGCCAATACCTTTTTCGCTAGTGCCTAATAATTTACGCACACCGGTTTTGTCGTATCCAAATAAGTAGCCGCTTTCACCATACTTTAACCTTTTAAGAGTGGGCATCGCTTGCTCAAGGCTTCCACCATTTTCATAAATATCAGCTATCGAGGAGTATGCCATGTCTATATAGGCTTTTAGCTCGACTTTTTTCATCTCCATCATGTTTTCTTGAGTTTCAGAAGATTGAGCCTGACTAAGTGCTTTCGTTTCGGAGTAGCTTAAGAAAAGCATACTGGCAGCCAAAATAAGAACTGGTCCTAAGGCTAAAATGAGTAGACGTTGGCGTATGGTTAGAGACATGGTTTGCTCCCTGAGCTTGAGGTTTTGTAGAGGTGTTGTTGAGGTTTATCGGCAGGTTAGCACAAGCAATTAAGTTTTTTTGTGAATTGATTCTGCTACTTAGCAATAGACATAAAAAGCCCCATAAAACATGGGGCTATTGAGTGCAGTCAGCTCAAAGGGTAAAGCGTTTTACTAACTGTTCAAGTTGTTCTGCACGCTCATTAAGGTTAACACTGCCACTGCGGTTTTCTTGGGCTAGGCCGGCGGATTGGCTGGATTGGTCAGCAATATGCACTATACGTTGCGATATTTCTTGGCCTACATGGCTTTGCTCTTGGGTTGCGGTTGCGATGAGGGCATTCATATCCATAATGTGTTGAATTGACTCTTTAATGAGTTGCAAGGCATCACTGGCGGCATTTGCTCCACTTACCGCTTCACTGCTACGTTCTTGGCTGCTGTCCATAGCAGATACTGCAGCATCAGAGCCGCTTTTCAAACGTTCAATCATGCCGTGAATTTCACCGGTACTTTGTTGAGTGCGGCTGGCTAGTTGACGCACTTCATCGGCCACAACTGCGAAGCCTCGGCCTTGCTCACCAGCTCGGGCTGCTTCAATGGCCGCGTTTAAGGCCAGTAAGTTAGTTTGTTCAGCAATGCCTTGAATAACCCCTAGAGCAGAAGAAATATTTTGTACATCGCCTTCAAGCTTGCCAATCACTTCGCTGGCTTGGCCTATCTCATCTGCTAGCTGTTGCACGGTAGTTACTGCAGAACCAACGGTGCTCATAGCTTGTCCAGCGTTAGTATCCACTTGTTGGGCTGAGTCAGCCGCTTGATTAGCATTGTCGGAGACATCGTGAGCTGAGGCTGTCATCTCGGTCATTGCCGTGGCAACTTGCTCCGTTTCTTCGCGTTGCTCAACAAGCAGTTGGTCAACGCTATTAGCACGCTCTGACATTGAAGAAGTCTCTTTGGCAACGTCGTGGGCAACATTACCAACCATGCTTATGATTTCGTGGAGTAATTCGATAAAGGAGTTAAAGTTAGTTGCTAGTTGTCCAAACTCGTGTACGTAGTTGGTATCGAGTCGGGCACTTAGATCTGCATCGCCACTAGCAAGCTTTTCGAAGGACTGATTGAGGTCCTGTAGGGGAGCCATAATGCTTCGATTAATAAAGTAGCCAATGACTAGCGCAAAGCCTAACAATGCTGCAGCGGTAAGGCCTAAGAACATAAGCGAGGATTGTAAGCTGCCTTTAGCATGCTCTTCAAGAGTGCTGATTACCGCTTCAACATCGTCGGTGTAAAAGCCTGTGCCCATCATTAAATCCCAACGGTCTAGATAAATCGCGTAACTTAATTTTGGTAGGGCTTCGGTGCCGCCAGGTTTTGGAAAGTAGTAAGTATAAAATTCGCCTTTTTTCGAGGCTTTTATCAGGTCTTGGATTAAGTACTGGCCTTGTTTGTCTTGCAGTGACCAAAAGTTATCGCCAATGCCTTTGTCTAGAGTGCCCATAAATACGCGAACACCTTTATTGGTGTAACCAAACATATAGCCTGTTTCACCGTATTCTAAGCGTTGCAGTATAGGTAAGGCTTGTTCTAGGCTTCCGCCGTTTTCATAGATCTCAGCAACCGCAGAGTAGGCCAAACCCATATAAGCTTTTAGCTCATCCTTTTTCATGCCTAGCATGTTTTCACGGGTTTCGCTTGATTGACCTTGAGTGAGCTTTTGAGTTTCTGAAATGGTAAGCAATAAAATACTAACAGCCAAAATTAATACTGGTGCTAGTGATAAAAAGAGTAAGCGTTGGCGAATAGTCAGTGACATAGTCTACGTTCCGAATAGTTATTTTTTTGGCTTTTTTTAAGTGTAGTCGGCTATGCGCTTTACTGGCTAAGAAGCGGCTTTGGTGCTTGAAAACGTGATCAAGCCTTTGTTTTAAATATGTTTGTTGTCAGCTTGGGGAGCTGGATGTTGTTGGTGCCATATTTTTGCTGGCACGATATTAATGGCAGTTTGATAGCCGGTGTCGAATAAACGCAGCTTGGCTTCATCGTTGAGGTGAAAATCTACCGGAGAAGTATTCCCAGTATTGACTACGATGGTTCTATGCCAGAATTTCTCATTAACATACTCTCTTGAAATGGTGGTCATGAACGTTCTAATTAACAAAGATATGTAAGCGGCTAAAGGAAAAATTCCGTTAGTTTGCAATGGCTTTATATCATTGTCGCCGCGCAGCCTAAAGCAGATGACGGGAGTGCCATCTTCGGCCCAATCTTGATGGAGAGCGTCTTCTGATAAAATGCTGCCATCTACCATTAAATGTTCTTGGTATGGTTTGAAGGAAAAAATTAGAGGAATAGACATAGAAAAACGCACCGCTCGCGATACTTTTTCGTGAGGGGTTCGAATAGCATCAAATACAACTGGCGAACCCGAGCGTACGTCGGTAGCCACAACGTGTAATTGCATGGGCAGCTGGCTGAAAGTGACACCGTTAAGTAAGTCATCGATCCATTCTTCAAATTTATCACCGGAGCAAAGCCCGCCATTTCGCA comes from Agarivorans sp. Alg241-V36 and encodes:
- a CDS encoding methyl-accepting chemotaxis protein gives rise to the protein MSLTIRQRLLFLSLAPVLILAVSILLLTISETQKLTQGQSSETRENMLGMKKDELKAYMGLAYSAVAEIYENGGSLEQALPILQRLEYGETGYMFGYTNKGVRVFMGTLDKGIGDNFWSLQDKQGQYLIQDLIKASKKGEFYTYYFPKPGGTEALPKLSYAIYLDRWDLMMGTGFYTDDVEAVISTLEEHAKGSLQSSLMFLGLTAAALLGFALVIGYFINRSIMAPLQDLNQSFEKLASGDADLSARLDTNYVHEFGQLATNFNSFIELLHEIISMVGNVAHDVAKETSSMSERANSVDQLLVEQREETEQVATAMTEMTASAHDVSDNANQAADSAQQVDTNAGQAMSTVGSAVTTVQQLADEIGQASEVIGKLEGDVQNISSALGVIQGIAEQTNLLALNAAIEAARAGEQGRGFAVVADEVRQLASRTQQSTGEIHGMIERLKSGSDAAVSAMDSSQERSSEAVSGANAASDALQLIKESIQHIMDMNALIATATQEQSHVGQEISQRIVHIADQSSQSAGLAQENRSGSVNLNERAEQLEQLVKRFTL
- the purL gene encoding phosphoribosylformylglycinamidine synthase, translating into MLVLRGAPALSEFRIAQLLKRCAEQDLPVTAIYAEFMHFADISSDLSDAEQQVLDKLLTYGPTIAEHQPTGQLLLVAPRPGTISPWSSKASDIAHNCGLTNVQRLERGIAYYVDTSCELNEQQSKQLKGLIHDRMMEVVFAETEQASALFEHASPAPFESVDILSGGKQALEQANQELGLALADDEIDYLVENFEKMKRNPNDVELMMFAQANSEHCRHKIFNADWTIDGVKQPKSLFKMIKNTYELNSDYVLSAYKDNAAVMTGSVAGRFFPNAETKQYNYHQEDIHILMKVETHNHPTAISPYPGAATGSGGEIRDEGATGRGSKPKSGMVGFTVSNLRIPGFEQTWESDFGKPSRIVNALEIMLEAPLGGAAFNNEFGRPNILGYFRTYEEQVESFNGSEVRGYHKPIMLAGGLGNIREDHVEKGDIPVGAKIIVLGGPAMNIGLGGGAASSMASGQSSEDLDFASVQRENPEMERRCQEVIDRCWQLGDANPIAFIHDIGAGGLSNACPELVNDGGRGGIFDLRAVPNDEPGMSPLEIWCNESQERYMLAVAPEHLDVFDAICKRERALYAVIGVATEEMDLILHDSHFDNDPIRMPLEVLLGKAPKMHRDVKTASFNGPAFNTNQVDLAEAAERLLRLPAIAEKTFLITIGDRSVTGLVARDQMVGPWQVPVANCAVTAASYDTYHGEAMSVGERTPAALIDHAASARLAVAEALTNIAATNIGSLNNIKLSANWMSAAGHPGEDAGLYAAVKAVGEELCPALGLTIPVGKDSMSMKTAWQDEGQDKAVTSPLSLIISAFAKVEDIRLTVTPQLRNDAGDTDLILIDLGQGKNRMGASCLAQVYKQLGNKVPDVDSPELLKGFFNAIQVLTAEQKLLAYHDRSDGGLFTTVAEMAFAGHCGVDVALDLLAGDSLDVLFSEELGAVIQVKTEDKEAVLNVLAGHGLASCSHVIGSLNSDDAIRFTRNGEVVLANSRTHYRGIWAETTYQMQALRDNPECAKQEFEAKFDAADPGLNIGLSFDINEDVAAPFIVKGLKPEMAILREQGVNSHHEMAAAFDRAGFAAVDVHMSDILAGRVSLDKFAGLVACGGFSYGDVLGAGEGWAKSILFNSRAREQFSAFFERNDSFALGVCNGCQMLSNLSELIPGADLWPRFVRNESERFEARFSLVEVQQSPSIFLNGMAGSQMPIAVSHGEGRVEVRDQAHLDALASSGTVALRYVDNYGEATTQYPANPNGSPLGITGLSSKDGRVTIMMPHPERVFRTVAHSWHPDDWREDSPWMRMFRNARVNVG
- a CDS encoding patatin-like phospholipase family protein, whose translation is MQSQEPKTLVPIFAGGGTRLPAHIGILAGLKELNVHFSHIVGVSGGSIISSLFASGMDVDQIKAIALDTDFEQFKGFSLISLLRNGGLCSGDKFEEWIDDLLNGVTFSQLPMQLHVVATDVRSGSPVVFDAIRTPHEKVSRAVRFSMSIPLIFSFKPYQEHLMVDGSILSEDALHQDWAEDGTPVICFRLRGDNDIKPLQTNGIFPLAAYISLLIRTFMTTISREYVNEKFWHRTIVVNTGNTSPVDFHLNDEAKLRLFDTGYQTAINIVPAKIWHQQHPAPQADNKHI
- a CDS encoding methyl-accepting chemotaxis protein — its product is MSLTIRQRLLILALGPVLILAASMLFLSYSETKALSQAQSSETQENMMEMKKVELKAYIDMAYSSIADIYENGGSLEQAMPTLKRLKYGESGYLFGYDKTGVRKLLGTSEKGIGDNFWSLQDKHNQYIIRDLLKASKNGDFYTYYFPKPGGSEALPKLSYAVYLDKWDLFIGTGFYTDDVDAVIAKLEAEAQASLESSMLFIFITGIALLGLAVVISYFINRSIMAPLQDLNQSFEKLASGDADLSARLRTDYVHEFGQLANNFNAFISLLHDIISMVGKVSSDVAKETSSMSDRANSVDQLLVEQREETEQVATAMTEMTASAHDVSDNANQAANSAQEVDTNAGQAMTTVGSAVTTVQQLADEIGQASEVIGKLEGDVQNISSALGVIQGIAEQTNLLALNAAIEAARAGEQGRGFAVVADEVRQLASRTQQSTGEIHGMIERLKSGSDAAVSAMNSSQERSGEAVSGANAASDALQLIKESIQHIMDMNALIATATEEQSHVGQEISQRIVHIADQSSQSAGLAQENRSGSINLNERAEQLEELVKRFTL